A window of Luteolibacter flavescens genomic DNA:
GATGTTCCCGTTCCCGACGGGTTCTCGGTGCTGTTCGTCGGATCCGGCATCAGGCGCAAGGGTTTGCATCATCTCCTCAATGCGTGGTCCCGGGCGAATTTGCCAAAGCGGTCAAGCCTGACCCTGGTTTGCCGTAGCCTTGACCCAGCCTTGGTTCCCCTGCTTGGCGAGATGCCACCAAACGTGCGGCTCCTGAGAGGCGCTTCCGCCAGCGAATTGAAGGAACTGTACCAGAAAAGCTCGCTCTTTGCCATGCCCTCCCTGGTCGAGGGGTTCGGACAGGTCTATCTGGAAGCGCTCTCGGCTGGCTGTCCGGTTCTGGGCACGCCCAATACCTGCCTTCCGGATCTGGGTTCGGAGGAGGACGGGATTTTTATCTGTGATGCGGGCGACGTTGCTTCGCTCCAGTCACGCCTTGAAACCCTTTCGGAAACCCTGACACGCCCGGACTCTGACCGCTTGCGGACCAGAGCCAAGGAAATCGCACGCAGGCATTCGTGGAGACGTTTCCGGCAAGGAATCAACGACGCGATCTCTACCCACCTCCCCGAATGAACGGCAGCAAAATTGCAGCGGTGGGCGACGCCTCTGAAGTCGGATGCTGGAGTGGCATCCCGTTTCACTTCTTGCAAGCGTGTCGTCAGGCAGGCTTCGCGACGGAGCCGTGGCGGATCGACCTCTCGCAAATCACCTGGCAGCGCTATGCTTGGAACGGGCTTCAGGGCCTTCGTGGCAGAAAAGGCGGGTTTCAATACTCTCCCTGGTTCCTGCACATGATCGAATCCCAAATCCCTAGCGAACTATGGGAGGGCGACATCATCACCTTCAATCAACACTTTCCGCGTGCCACCACGGTTGCTCGCCGCGGCGGCCAGCTCAGTCACTATCTCGATGCCCCCTTTGTCGCCTTGGCAAGCGGCAGGGGCCTCGACCTCCGCCTTCCGTCCCGTGTCGTCAGACAAGCCATCGCCCTCGAACGGGAAAACTATTCCGCGAGCAAGAGGGTCATAACCATGGGACGCTGGGCTGCGGAAGCCATCAAAGCGGAATGCGGCGTGCCACCCTCCAGGGTGCATGTCATTCTCCCCGGTGCCAACCTTGAATTACCCGACGGCTGGATGTTCCCGGAGCATGTCTCCCGCGCGGGTGTGGAGCGCCCCTTTACCCTGGGATTCGTGGGCAAGGATTGGCTGCGAAAGGGCCTCATGCTGGTTATCGCAGTCCGCGATGAGCTGGCCCGGCGCGGATGGCAGGTGCAGGTGCGCGCGGCTGGGGATGCCCCCCACGAACTCCAACGGCGCGAGGGGGTGGAATTCGCGGGGTTCATCGACAAGTCAAGGAACCCGGAAGACTTTGTCCGCTTTCTCGCCTCTTGCGATCTGGGCTGCCTGTTCTCGGAACGCGAGGCCCTCGGAATCTCCACCCTGGAGTTTCTCCGGGTCGGAGTGCCAGTGGCAGGCTTCGCGCATGAAGGAATGGCTGACACCCTCCCTCTGGATGCCGGCTTCCGGTTCGAATCGGGGAGCGACTGCCGCTCGATTGCAGATGCCGTGGAATACTATCTCCAGGATGAAGTGCGCCAGGCCCGCTTCCGCGCCAACGCGCGATGCTGGTCCGAAAAGGTGACTTGGGAACGATGCATCGGTGAATTCCAAGAGCTCTGGACCACCGGGACAGTTGCAAATCCGGTCCAGCCGTGGCGAGGCCTACCCACGGTCGCGACCCCATGACAATCCCCTTCTGCTAATGAAACAGACCGTTCAGAACCTGAAATGGTTGTCCAGCCATCCCTTGACACGCCAGAGGCCATTCACGACTTGGGGACGCTGGTTTTATTGGCAGGCTAGGCAACTCGTCACCTCCAAGCCGAAAATCGCCTCCTTCCCGGGGGGATTGAAGCTGGCGATCCATCCTCACGAGGGCCTCACAGGCTACTGGTATGTCGGGCTCGACTTTGACTTTGACGAGTTCCAGTTCCTCAGCCGCTATCTCCGACCCGGCGAGTTGTTTTACGACGTCGGATCCAACGCAGGGGTGTATGCCTGCTACGCCGCCAGCTTGGCATGCAAGGTGGTAGCCTTCGAACCGATACCAAAGGCATTCCGCCGGCTCGAGGAGAACATCTTTCTCAATGGATTTCGCGATATTGTCTCAGCGGTTAACATGGCTGTCGGCGCGTGTCCCGGGTCCTTGAATATGACCTTGGACAACGGCACCGGCAACCGGGTGGTCGCCGATGGAGAAGCGACAGAGAAGTTGATCGAGGTGAAGGTCACCACGATTGACGAAGCGGCCTCGGAGCAAGCGCCGGAGTTCATGAAAATCGATGTCGAGGGGTTTGAGTGGGAGGTTGCACAAGGGGCTCGCTCGACGCTGCGCAGTCCCCGCCTCCAAGCCCTGCTGATCGAGACCTTCCGTTCCCACAACTGGCAGCTGGAGCGGCTCCGCAAACTTGAAGACGAGTTGGCGGCATGCGGGTTCCATCCATTCGAGTACGAGGCCGAGGGCAATACCCTCCGGCGGCTCCACGACAAAGCGGAAGGAGGAAACAATACCCTCTACTTGAAGTCGGAAGAATTCGTCCTCCAGAGACTCACGGAAACACGTTCTTCGCAAGCCGGACAGGCCCCATGAAAATCCTTCACATTCTCGCAACCCCCCGGGCAGAGGGGACGCCCAACCTCGTCCTGGACTGGCTGGGCACGGGCCTGCACGAGCAAGAAGTCTTCGTTCTCCACAGTCAGCCCTCCCATCTCAGCGACAGGCTCCGGGACGCGGCGTCTTGGTATGGGGAAACCGACACCTTCCAACTCGGCAAGGGCAAATTTGTCGCAATCGCGCGGCGCGTCCGTGAAGTGTGCGTGGCCCGGCGACCCCAGCTGGTGATCTGTTGGACCACTGGCTTTTCCAATTGGGTCTGCCTAGGAGCCAAGTCCGCCGGCAACGCCCGGCTCCTGGTGCACTGTGGAAATCCCACCAATCGGAGCTTCAAGCACGACTGGATTACACGATACGTCACATGGCCCTTGTCCGCGCTGGGAGCCAAGTGCATATGCTGCTCGGATTTCGTGAGGAATTCCTACCAAGCGGTTCCGGGCGTTTCGTCAGCGCTTTTTCACACCGTTTACAACTGCTCCCGCGCCGAACAGGTCTCCCGCATTGCCGCGGAAGCGCGCCGGTGCAAGACGGCAGACCAGGCGCCGACGGCGATCATGGTCGCCACGCTTGAGCGCCACAAGGATCACGTGTCGCTCCTCCAAGCGCTTCCGGCGATCATCTCCAGTATCCCGGACTTCCGCCTCTGGCTGGCGGGAGAAGGCTCCCTGAGGGAAGAACTCGAAATTCTCGTCGACCAGCTCGGGATGCGGTCTTGCGTCAGCTTCTTGGGAATGCGGGACGACGTCCCTTCGCTCCTGGGACAAGCCGACATGTTCGTGTTCTCCACCACCCGGCAGGAAGGCCTGGGATCCGTCCTTCTTGAAGCCCTGGCCGCGGGCTTGCCCATCGTGGCCACCGATGTGCCTGCCTGCCGCGAGCTGCTCCGGGACGGTGCTCATGGCACCCTCGTCCCCCCTGCGGATGCCGCAGCGCTCGCGCGCGCCATCATCGCGGTGCTCTCCGGGCCGACCTGCGAGGCGGCCCTGTCGCAAGATTACGCCCAGGGCTTCACCGCGTCGCGCATGATCGCGGGCTACTTGGAAATCGCCAATCCGCCAGCCGATGATTTATCATGATCTGAGCGCTGCTCCCTTCGCGCTGTGGATGTCACTCGCCCTTTGCGTGGGGCTGGTCGCCGAGGCTTTCACAAAATGGACAAGGGCCTGGGCCAAGCCCGCGGTGACGGTCTATGGAACCGTGATCTTCTGGTATTTCGGCGACTACATTCTCTCAGAGCCGGAGGATTACGCCGTCTACGATCCGCATGTCGTCGTCATCGCCTTCCTCCAGATCGCGCTGTTCCTGGCTGCGTTCCGGGTCTTTTTGCCATCCTTGGCGAAAAGGATGGGCCGGGACGCGCAGCATGCCCGGCTAAACATGGCGCGGCGCGGCACCCTCAGGCCGACCGGCGAATTCTCGCCCGTCTTCATGAACCGCACCCTGGTCATCGCCATCGCAGGGTGGGTGGGAATATTTGTCTGCGGGATCTACCACAATACGGACTTCTGGCCTGCCCTGCTATGGCCGCCCCTCCACCATGAAAAGCTCGGGATGTATCCCCTCACGGGAGTGGGCAGAGGCAACTCATTCCTGTTCGCCGCGCTCGGCTATCTCCACATCCTCGTCTGCTCCATGTTGGGCGTCCTTGCCATCATCGCCCGCGGACCGACGCGCTGGGTCGCCTGGGCGATGATTTGTGTCACTTGGCCCTATTTCTGGTTCGATCGCACCAGAAGCAAGATGCTTGCCCTTCTCCTGCCCGGCTTCGCCGCCTTCTGGCTCATCGACCGGCGGGGCATCGTCGTCAAGTCCGCGGTCTCCGCCCTGCTCTTCCTCTTCGTCCAGCTCTGGTTTTCCCAGGTCATGAGCTACCGGGGAAACGAGAACCTGCAGGACATGGCAAGCTTCGAGTCATCCAAACCGGTCAAGCATCTGGGCCAAGACATGATGAAGGAGCTTTGCTGGATCAACACCTTTATTGCCGATGGCAGCTACCTTCCCAACTGGGGTGAGCGCTACCTTGCCGAGATTGTGGCCCCGATACCGCGCGCGCTATGGCCGGAAAAGCCGTTGATCGGGATCGACTACGCGATTGCCCGCGGCTTCGGCGGCTCCGACATAGGCCACGGCGTCTTCGCCACCGTGTCAACCGGCATGATCGGGCAGGGATGTGTCAATTTCGGGCGATTTCCCGGCGCGATCGTCGCTGGCTTCCTGTTCGCAACCTGGGCCGCGTTCCTGAGCCGCCTCTGGCACCAGCGGGCGAGCCCACTGCGCCTGGCACTTTTCCTCGTGGGCCTGGGGCTCACGTTCAATACCGGTCGCGACCTCACCCTGCTCGTGCTGTTCCCCTTCCTCTTCGGTTACATGGCTACACGCTTGTATGAACGCATGCGCCCCCAGCTGGCGGGGCGTGAAACCCCGCGGACTATCCCGCCTTCCAAAATGCCCCGGCGGCATCCCTTGGCATGAAGCTCGTCGCTCTGGCCTATCTTCAGTTCGGCCCATATCATGCCGCGCGGCTCCGTGCCTGCCAGAACCGCACCCCCGGCTGGCAGGTCGCCGGGATCGGCATGGCCGCGACACAGTCCGAGTATGCGTGGGAACAAGCCTCGCAGCCGGATGTCTTCCACGTCGCGCAAGACGTTCCACTCGAGCAGGTCTCCAAGTCGTCCTGGCCAGGGCGCGTCCGTGCCGCACTTGC
This region includes:
- a CDS encoding glycosyltransferase family 4 protein; translation: MNGSKIAAVGDASEVGCWSGIPFHFLQACRQAGFATEPWRIDLSQITWQRYAWNGLQGLRGRKGGFQYSPWFLHMIESQIPSELWEGDIITFNQHFPRATTVARRGGQLSHYLDAPFVALASGRGLDLRLPSRVVRQAIALERENYSASKRVITMGRWAAEAIKAECGVPPSRVHVILPGANLELPDGWMFPEHVSRAGVERPFTLGFVGKDWLRKGLMLVIAVRDELARRGWQVQVRAAGDAPHELQRREGVEFAGFIDKSRNPEDFVRFLASCDLGCLFSEREALGISTLEFLRVGVPVAGFAHEGMADTLPLDAGFRFESGSDCRSIADAVEYYLQDEVRQARFRANARCWSEKVTWERCIGEFQELWTTGTVANPVQPWRGLPTVATP
- a CDS encoding FkbM family methyltransferase, whose amino-acid sequence is MKQTVQNLKWLSSHPLTRQRPFTTWGRWFYWQARQLVTSKPKIASFPGGLKLAIHPHEGLTGYWYVGLDFDFDEFQFLSRYLRPGELFYDVGSNAGVYACYAASLACKVVAFEPIPKAFRRLEENIFLNGFRDIVSAVNMAVGACPGSLNMTLDNGTGNRVVADGEATEKLIEVKVTTIDEAASEQAPEFMKIDVEGFEWEVAQGARSTLRSPRLQALLIETFRSHNWQLERLRKLEDELAACGFHPFEYEAEGNTLRRLHDKAEGGNNTLYLKSEEFVLQRLTETRSSQAGQAP
- a CDS encoding glycosyltransferase produces the protein MKILHILATPRAEGTPNLVLDWLGTGLHEQEVFVLHSQPSHLSDRLRDAASWYGETDTFQLGKGKFVAIARRVREVCVARRPQLVICWTTGFSNWVCLGAKSAGNARLLVHCGNPTNRSFKHDWITRYVTWPLSALGAKCICCSDFVRNSYQAVPGVSSALFHTVYNCSRAEQVSRIAAEARRCKTADQAPTAIMVATLERHKDHVSLLQALPAIISSIPDFRLWLAGEGSLREELEILVDQLGMRSCVSFLGMRDDVPSLLGQADMFVFSTTRQEGLGSVLLEALAAGLPIVATDVPACRELLRDGAHGTLVPPADAAALARAIIAVLSGPTCEAALSQDYAQGFTASRMIAGYLEIANPPADDLS